A single window of Salvia splendens isolate huo1 chromosome 8, SspV2, whole genome shotgun sequence DNA harbors:
- the LOC121743419 gene encoding uncharacterized protein LOC121743419 isoform X2, translating into MADDFDLFDDIFGNEPVKNARAAGKFRPKPKVQPQKKVSAKSSVASSQAVQTVHSAPHDSSEPIHTVKPPEKSSDMPNDKAEFHAVSVEESADVLIGSEAYTDSLHYTDIGCTIPSSKEVASNSPNDENIGGRVGTQVFSSIDDSTNTCKMAEVTKDSELAARVDALGHVAKADAFDPFDDIFDNEPVKNARVAGKFRPKSKFQPQKKVSAKSLVASSKEVQTVHSAPHDSSEPIVKPLEQKCTIPSSNEVASNAPNTDNIGERAGTQVSSSIDDSTNTCNVADATKEFDQAAEADALGAGEPIVSSADVDMDGRLVIEEMDVMDSVMPDLNSLQQDSAENNSIPTSQNGDAVDLSSPGHTDTFPTKSTSELPLDEESINLMEVPLSDSCIHVEDLPEVPSKLASRRAKTAKSKSSAASDKQQASTLSQETGAAGRSVRSKKRDSSVGKLVDEEGDETLASGQLSEEHPFSSAIDEQNINSEQPQVKNGSQKKNSKRKLKKTENDKEKPPRKSKKAKEAPEQETCTKPKKFSHSTRRRRILDKNLLNIPEEEFNPRELSFRNLILLAEYKEKQMKTTGQAAAPATHQSTRNSDYNYEQAAGMYNNDEEDGAHEDTTEYFNYQSRMEKTPRVRWTKQDTELFYEAVQQFGTDFSMIAQLFPGRTREQIRNKYKKEERQYPLRLREAFTNRSKDLSHFGKVIENLNKIREQEELEDCTSTEGVPDEGVSNADDDGGKHEDGKKEENEDAATDAAEVQSAAKPETEEYEEDELSRYSQIMSDLDFL; encoded by the exons ATGGCTGATGATTTCGATCTATTTGATGATATCTTTGGTAACGAACCCGTGAAGAATG CTAGGGCAGCAGGAAAGTTTCGGCCCAAGCCGAAGGTCCAACCTCAGAAGAAGGTCTCAGCAAAAAGTTCGGTTGCTTCCTCACAGGCAGTCCAAACTGTTCATTCTGCACCTCATGACTCAAGTGAACCTATCCACACTGTGAAGCCGCCGGAGAAAA GCTCAGACATGCCAAATGACAAGGCCGAATTTCATGCTGTGTCAGTAGAAGAG AGTGCTGATGTATTAATTGGGTCGGAAGCTTATACTGATTCTCTTCATTACACTGATATTG GATGCACCATCCCTTCTTCAAAGGAAGTAGCTTCTAATTCCCCCAACGATGAGAATATTGGAGGAAGGGTAGGGACTCAGGTTTTTTCATCCATTGATGACTCTACAAATACATGTAAGATGGCTGAGGTTACTAAAGATTCTGAGCTGGCAGCAAGAGTAGATGCCTTAG GACATGTTGCAAAGGCTGATGCTTTCGATCCATTTGATGATATCTTTGATAATGAACCAGTAAAGAATG CTAGGGTAGCAGGAAAGTTTCGTCCCAAGTCAAAGTTCCAACCACAGAAGAAGGTCTCAGCAAAAAGTTTGGTTGCTTCCTCAAAGGAAGTCCAAACTGTTCATTCTGCACCGCATGACTCAAGTGAGCCTATTGTTAAGCCGCTGGAGCAAA AATGCACCATCCCTTCTTCAAATGAAGTAGCTTCTAATGCCCCAAACACTGATAATATAGGTGAAAGGGCAGGGACTCAAGTTTCTTCATCCATTGACGACTCTACAAATACATGTAATGTGGCTGATGCTACTAAAGAGTTTGATCAGGCAGCAGAAGCAGATGCCTTAGGTGCTGGTGAGCCTATAGTTTCAAGTGCTGATGTTGACATGGATGGCAGACTAGTAATAGAG GAGATGGATGTCATGGATTCTGTTATGCCGGACTTAAACTCACTTCAACAAGATTCTGCAGAAAACAATTCGATTCCTACATCTCAAAATGGTGATGCTGTTGATCTTTCGTCTCCGGGACACACTGATACTTTTCCCACCAAATCAACATCTGAACTTCCTTTGGATGAAGAATCTATAAATCTGATGGAGGTGCCTCTATCAGACTCTTGTATCCATGTGGAGGATTTGCCTGAAGTCCCCTCTAAACTA GCTTCTCGTCGAGCAAAGACTGCAAAGAGTAAATCCAGTGCTGCATCAGATAAGCAGCAAGCTTCAACATTAAGTCAGGAGACTGGAGCAGCTGGTAGATCAGTACGCTCAAAGAAACGGGATTCGAGTGTCGGTAAATTAGTTGATGAGGAAGGAGATGAAACCCTTGCCAGTGGGCAGCTCTCTGAAGAGCATCCTTTCAGTTCTGCAATAGATGAACAAAACATAAATAGTGAGCAACCTCAAGTGAAAAATGGATCACAAAAGAAAAACTCGAAGCGGAAGTTGAAGAAAACTGAGAATGACAAAGAAAAACCGCCTAGAAAGAGCAAGAAGGCAAAAGAGGCACCAGAACAGGAGACATGCACAAAGCCgaaaaagttctctcactcCACTCGGCGGAGACGAATTT TGGATAAGAATTTGCTCAACATTCCTGAAGAAGAATTCAACCCTAGAGAGCTGTCTTTTAGGAATTTGATTCTCCTTGCCGAGTACAAAGAGAAGCAGATG AAAACAACAGGACAGGCAGCAGCACCTGCAACACACCAGAG TACTCGTAATTCTGATTACAATTATGAACAAGCTGCTGGAATGTACAACAACGATGAAGAAGACGGAGCTCACGAAGACACCACAGAATATTTCAATTATCAGTCTAGAATGGAAAAAACACCCAGAGTAAGATGGACAAAACAGGATACTGAACTATTCTATGAG GCCGTGCAGCAGTTTGGGACCGACTTTTCTATGATAGCACAGCTTTTTCCTGGCCGTACCCGGGAACAGATAAGGAACAAGTACAAGAAAGAAGAACGGCAGTACCCACTGAGGCTTCGTGAAGCCTTTACTAACCGCAGCAAAG ATCTGTCCCATTTCGGAAAGGTGATAGagaacttaaataaaataagggAGCAAGAAGAGTTGGAAGATTGCACGAGCACCGAAGGGGTCCCGGATGAGGGTGTGTCAAATGCTGAT GATGATGGAGGAAAGCACGAGGATGGTAAGAAAGAGGAGAATGAGGACGCGGCCACAGATGCAGCTGAGGTTCAGAGCGCTGCAAAGCCGGAGACGGAGGAGTACGAGGAAGATGAACTATCGAGATATAGCCAAATTATGAGCGACTTGGATTTCCTGTAA
- the LOC121743419 gene encoding uncharacterized protein LOC121743419 isoform X5 — MADDFDLFDDIFGNEPVKNARAAGKFRPKPKVQPQKKVSAKSSVASSQAVQTVHSAPHDSSEPIHTVKPPEKSSDMPNDKAEFHAVSVEESADVLIGSEAYTDSLHYTDIGCTIPSSKEVASNSPNDENIGGRVGTQVFSSIDDSTNTCKMAEVTKDSELAARVDALGAGHVAKADAFDPFDDIFDNEPVKNARVAGKFRPKSKFQPQKKVSAKSLVASSKEVQTVHSAPHDSSERAGTQVSSSIDDSTNTCNVADATKEFDQAAEADALGAGEPIVSSADVDMDGRLVIEEMDVMDSVMPDLNSLQQDSAENNSIPTSQNGDAVDLSSPGHTDTFPTKSTSELPLDEESINLMEVPLSDSCIHVEDLPEVPSKLASRRAKTAKSKSSAASDKQQASTLSQETGAAGRSVRSKKRDSSVGKLVDEEGDETLASGQLSEEHPFSSAIDEQNINSEQPQVKNGSQKKNSKRKLKKTENDKEKPPRKSKKAKEAPEQETCTKPKKFSHSTRRRRILDKNLLNIPEEEFNPRELSFRNLILLAEYKEKQMKTTGQAAAPATHQSTRNSDYNYEQAAGMYNNDEEDGAHEDTTEYFNYQSRMEKTPRVRWTKQDTELFYEAVQQFGTDFSMIAQLFPGRTREQIRNKYKKEERQYPLRLREAFTNRSKDLSHFGKVIENLNKIREQEELEDCTSTEGVPDEGVSNADDDGGKHEDGKKEENEDAATDAAEVQSAAKPETEEYEEDELSRYSQIMSDLDFL, encoded by the exons ATGGCTGATGATTTCGATCTATTTGATGATATCTTTGGTAACGAACCCGTGAAGAATG CTAGGGCAGCAGGAAAGTTTCGGCCCAAGCCGAAGGTCCAACCTCAGAAGAAGGTCTCAGCAAAAAGTTCGGTTGCTTCCTCACAGGCAGTCCAAACTGTTCATTCTGCACCTCATGACTCAAGTGAACCTATCCACACTGTGAAGCCGCCGGAGAAAA GCTCAGACATGCCAAATGACAAGGCCGAATTTCATGCTGTGTCAGTAGAAGAG AGTGCTGATGTATTAATTGGGTCGGAAGCTTATACTGATTCTCTTCATTACACTGATATTG GATGCACCATCCCTTCTTCAAAGGAAGTAGCTTCTAATTCCCCCAACGATGAGAATATTGGAGGAAGGGTAGGGACTCAGGTTTTTTCATCCATTGATGACTCTACAAATACATGTAAGATGGCTGAGGTTACTAAAGATTCTGAGCTGGCAGCAAGAGTAGATGCCTTAGGTGCTG GACATGTTGCAAAGGCTGATGCTTTCGATCCATTTGATGATATCTTTGATAATGAACCAGTAAAGAATG CTAGGGTAGCAGGAAAGTTTCGTCCCAAGTCAAAGTTCCAACCACAGAAGAAGGTCTCAGCAAAAAGTTTGGTTGCTTCCTCAAAGGAAGTCCAAACTGTTCATTCTGCACCGCATGACTCAA GTGAAAGGGCAGGGACTCAAGTTTCTTCATCCATTGACGACTCTACAAATACATGTAATGTGGCTGATGCTACTAAAGAGTTTGATCAGGCAGCAGAAGCAGATGCCTTAGGTGCTGGTGAGCCTATAGTTTCAAGTGCTGATGTTGACATGGATGGCAGACTAGTAATAGAG GAGATGGATGTCATGGATTCTGTTATGCCGGACTTAAACTCACTTCAACAAGATTCTGCAGAAAACAATTCGATTCCTACATCTCAAAATGGTGATGCTGTTGATCTTTCGTCTCCGGGACACACTGATACTTTTCCCACCAAATCAACATCTGAACTTCCTTTGGATGAAGAATCTATAAATCTGATGGAGGTGCCTCTATCAGACTCTTGTATCCATGTGGAGGATTTGCCTGAAGTCCCCTCTAAACTA GCTTCTCGTCGAGCAAAGACTGCAAAGAGTAAATCCAGTGCTGCATCAGATAAGCAGCAAGCTTCAACATTAAGTCAGGAGACTGGAGCAGCTGGTAGATCAGTACGCTCAAAGAAACGGGATTCGAGTGTCGGTAAATTAGTTGATGAGGAAGGAGATGAAACCCTTGCCAGTGGGCAGCTCTCTGAAGAGCATCCTTTCAGTTCTGCAATAGATGAACAAAACATAAATAGTGAGCAACCTCAAGTGAAAAATGGATCACAAAAGAAAAACTCGAAGCGGAAGTTGAAGAAAACTGAGAATGACAAAGAAAAACCGCCTAGAAAGAGCAAGAAGGCAAAAGAGGCACCAGAACAGGAGACATGCACAAAGCCgaaaaagttctctcactcCACTCGGCGGAGACGAATTT TGGATAAGAATTTGCTCAACATTCCTGAAGAAGAATTCAACCCTAGAGAGCTGTCTTTTAGGAATTTGATTCTCCTTGCCGAGTACAAAGAGAAGCAGATG AAAACAACAGGACAGGCAGCAGCACCTGCAACACACCAGAG TACTCGTAATTCTGATTACAATTATGAACAAGCTGCTGGAATGTACAACAACGATGAAGAAGACGGAGCTCACGAAGACACCACAGAATATTTCAATTATCAGTCTAGAATGGAAAAAACACCCAGAGTAAGATGGACAAAACAGGATACTGAACTATTCTATGAG GCCGTGCAGCAGTTTGGGACCGACTTTTCTATGATAGCACAGCTTTTTCCTGGCCGTACCCGGGAACAGATAAGGAACAAGTACAAGAAAGAAGAACGGCAGTACCCACTGAGGCTTCGTGAAGCCTTTACTAACCGCAGCAAAG ATCTGTCCCATTTCGGAAAGGTGATAGagaacttaaataaaataagggAGCAAGAAGAGTTGGAAGATTGCACGAGCACCGAAGGGGTCCCGGATGAGGGTGTGTCAAATGCTGAT GATGATGGAGGAAAGCACGAGGATGGTAAGAAAGAGGAGAATGAGGACGCGGCCACAGATGCAGCTGAGGTTCAGAGCGCTGCAAAGCCGGAGACGGAGGAGTACGAGGAAGATGAACTATCGAGATATAGCCAAATTATGAGCGACTTGGATTTCCTGTAA
- the LOC121743419 gene encoding uncharacterized protein LOC121743419 isoform X4: MADDFDLFDDIFGNEPVKNARAAGKFRPKPKVQPQKKVSAKSSVASSQAVQTVHSAPHDSSEPIHTVKPPEKSSDMPNDKAEFHAVSVEESADVLIGSEAYTDSLHYTDIGCTIPSSKEVASNSPNDENIGGRVGTQVFSSIDDSTNTCKMAEVTKDSELAARVDALGAGHVAKADAFDPFDDIFDNEPVKNARVAGKFRPKSKFQPQKKVSAKSLVASSKEVQTVHSAPHDSSEPIVKPLEQSERAGTQVSSSIDDSTNTCNVADATKEFDQAAEADALGAGEPIVSSADVDMDGRLVIEEMDVMDSVMPDLNSLQQDSAENNSIPTSQNGDAVDLSSPGHTDTFPTKSTSELPLDEESINLMEVPLSDSCIHVEDLPEVPSKLASRRAKTAKSKSSAASDKQQASTLSQETGAAGRSVRSKKRDSSVGKLVDEEGDETLASGQLSEEHPFSSAIDEQNINSEQPQVKNGSQKKNSKRKLKKTENDKEKPPRKSKKAKEAPEQETCTKPKKFSHSTRRRRILDKNLLNIPEEEFNPRELSFRNLILLAEYKEKQMKTTGQAAAPATHQSTRNSDYNYEQAAGMYNNDEEDGAHEDTTEYFNYQSRMEKTPRVRWTKQDTELFYEAVQQFGTDFSMIAQLFPGRTREQIRNKYKKEERQYPLRLREAFTNRSKDLSHFGKVIENLNKIREQEELEDCTSTEGVPDEGVSNADDDGGKHEDGKKEENEDAATDAAEVQSAAKPETEEYEEDELSRYSQIMSDLDFL; the protein is encoded by the exons ATGGCTGATGATTTCGATCTATTTGATGATATCTTTGGTAACGAACCCGTGAAGAATG CTAGGGCAGCAGGAAAGTTTCGGCCCAAGCCGAAGGTCCAACCTCAGAAGAAGGTCTCAGCAAAAAGTTCGGTTGCTTCCTCACAGGCAGTCCAAACTGTTCATTCTGCACCTCATGACTCAAGTGAACCTATCCACACTGTGAAGCCGCCGGAGAAAA GCTCAGACATGCCAAATGACAAGGCCGAATTTCATGCTGTGTCAGTAGAAGAG AGTGCTGATGTATTAATTGGGTCGGAAGCTTATACTGATTCTCTTCATTACACTGATATTG GATGCACCATCCCTTCTTCAAAGGAAGTAGCTTCTAATTCCCCCAACGATGAGAATATTGGAGGAAGGGTAGGGACTCAGGTTTTTTCATCCATTGATGACTCTACAAATACATGTAAGATGGCTGAGGTTACTAAAGATTCTGAGCTGGCAGCAAGAGTAGATGCCTTAGGTGCTG GACATGTTGCAAAGGCTGATGCTTTCGATCCATTTGATGATATCTTTGATAATGAACCAGTAAAGAATG CTAGGGTAGCAGGAAAGTTTCGTCCCAAGTCAAAGTTCCAACCACAGAAGAAGGTCTCAGCAAAAAGTTTGGTTGCTTCCTCAAAGGAAGTCCAAACTGTTCATTCTGCACCGCATGACTCAAGTGAGCCTATTGTTAAGCCGCTGGAGCAAA GTGAAAGGGCAGGGACTCAAGTTTCTTCATCCATTGACGACTCTACAAATACATGTAATGTGGCTGATGCTACTAAAGAGTTTGATCAGGCAGCAGAAGCAGATGCCTTAGGTGCTGGTGAGCCTATAGTTTCAAGTGCTGATGTTGACATGGATGGCAGACTAGTAATAGAG GAGATGGATGTCATGGATTCTGTTATGCCGGACTTAAACTCACTTCAACAAGATTCTGCAGAAAACAATTCGATTCCTACATCTCAAAATGGTGATGCTGTTGATCTTTCGTCTCCGGGACACACTGATACTTTTCCCACCAAATCAACATCTGAACTTCCTTTGGATGAAGAATCTATAAATCTGATGGAGGTGCCTCTATCAGACTCTTGTATCCATGTGGAGGATTTGCCTGAAGTCCCCTCTAAACTA GCTTCTCGTCGAGCAAAGACTGCAAAGAGTAAATCCAGTGCTGCATCAGATAAGCAGCAAGCTTCAACATTAAGTCAGGAGACTGGAGCAGCTGGTAGATCAGTACGCTCAAAGAAACGGGATTCGAGTGTCGGTAAATTAGTTGATGAGGAAGGAGATGAAACCCTTGCCAGTGGGCAGCTCTCTGAAGAGCATCCTTTCAGTTCTGCAATAGATGAACAAAACATAAATAGTGAGCAACCTCAAGTGAAAAATGGATCACAAAAGAAAAACTCGAAGCGGAAGTTGAAGAAAACTGAGAATGACAAAGAAAAACCGCCTAGAAAGAGCAAGAAGGCAAAAGAGGCACCAGAACAGGAGACATGCACAAAGCCgaaaaagttctctcactcCACTCGGCGGAGACGAATTT TGGATAAGAATTTGCTCAACATTCCTGAAGAAGAATTCAACCCTAGAGAGCTGTCTTTTAGGAATTTGATTCTCCTTGCCGAGTACAAAGAGAAGCAGATG AAAACAACAGGACAGGCAGCAGCACCTGCAACACACCAGAG TACTCGTAATTCTGATTACAATTATGAACAAGCTGCTGGAATGTACAACAACGATGAAGAAGACGGAGCTCACGAAGACACCACAGAATATTTCAATTATCAGTCTAGAATGGAAAAAACACCCAGAGTAAGATGGACAAAACAGGATACTGAACTATTCTATGAG GCCGTGCAGCAGTTTGGGACCGACTTTTCTATGATAGCACAGCTTTTTCCTGGCCGTACCCGGGAACAGATAAGGAACAAGTACAAGAAAGAAGAACGGCAGTACCCACTGAGGCTTCGTGAAGCCTTTACTAACCGCAGCAAAG ATCTGTCCCATTTCGGAAAGGTGATAGagaacttaaataaaataagggAGCAAGAAGAGTTGGAAGATTGCACGAGCACCGAAGGGGTCCCGGATGAGGGTGTGTCAAATGCTGAT GATGATGGAGGAAAGCACGAGGATGGTAAGAAAGAGGAGAATGAGGACGCGGCCACAGATGCAGCTGAGGTTCAGAGCGCTGCAAAGCCGGAGACGGAGGAGTACGAGGAAGATGAACTATCGAGATATAGCCAAATTATGAGCGACTTGGATTTCCTGTAA
- the LOC121743419 gene encoding uncharacterized protein LOC121743419 isoform X3 — protein sequence MADDFDLFDDIFGNEPVKNARAAGKFRPKPKVQPQKKVSAKSSVASSQAVQTVHSAPHDSSEPIHTVKPPEKSSDMPNDKAEFHAVSVEESADVLIGSEAYTDSLHYTDIGCTIPSSKEVASNSPNDENIGGRVGTQVFSSIDDSTNTCKMAEVTKDSELAARVDALGAGHVAKADAFDPFDDIFDNEPVKNARVAGKFRPKSKFQPQKKVSAKSLVASSKEVQTVHSAPHDSKCTIPSSNEVASNAPNTDNIGERAGTQVSSSIDDSTNTCNVADATKEFDQAAEADALGAGEPIVSSADVDMDGRLVIEEMDVMDSVMPDLNSLQQDSAENNSIPTSQNGDAVDLSSPGHTDTFPTKSTSELPLDEESINLMEVPLSDSCIHVEDLPEVPSKLASRRAKTAKSKSSAASDKQQASTLSQETGAAGRSVRSKKRDSSVGKLVDEEGDETLASGQLSEEHPFSSAIDEQNINSEQPQVKNGSQKKNSKRKLKKTENDKEKPPRKSKKAKEAPEQETCTKPKKFSHSTRRRRILDKNLLNIPEEEFNPRELSFRNLILLAEYKEKQMKTTGQAAAPATHQSTRNSDYNYEQAAGMYNNDEEDGAHEDTTEYFNYQSRMEKTPRVRWTKQDTELFYEAVQQFGTDFSMIAQLFPGRTREQIRNKYKKEERQYPLRLREAFTNRSKDLSHFGKVIENLNKIREQEELEDCTSTEGVPDEGVSNADDDGGKHEDGKKEENEDAATDAAEVQSAAKPETEEYEEDELSRYSQIMSDLDFL from the exons ATGGCTGATGATTTCGATCTATTTGATGATATCTTTGGTAACGAACCCGTGAAGAATG CTAGGGCAGCAGGAAAGTTTCGGCCCAAGCCGAAGGTCCAACCTCAGAAGAAGGTCTCAGCAAAAAGTTCGGTTGCTTCCTCACAGGCAGTCCAAACTGTTCATTCTGCACCTCATGACTCAAGTGAACCTATCCACACTGTGAAGCCGCCGGAGAAAA GCTCAGACATGCCAAATGACAAGGCCGAATTTCATGCTGTGTCAGTAGAAGAG AGTGCTGATGTATTAATTGGGTCGGAAGCTTATACTGATTCTCTTCATTACACTGATATTG GATGCACCATCCCTTCTTCAAAGGAAGTAGCTTCTAATTCCCCCAACGATGAGAATATTGGAGGAAGGGTAGGGACTCAGGTTTTTTCATCCATTGATGACTCTACAAATACATGTAAGATGGCTGAGGTTACTAAAGATTCTGAGCTGGCAGCAAGAGTAGATGCCTTAGGTGCTG GACATGTTGCAAAGGCTGATGCTTTCGATCCATTTGATGATATCTTTGATAATGAACCAGTAAAGAATG CTAGGGTAGCAGGAAAGTTTCGTCCCAAGTCAAAGTTCCAACCACAGAAGAAGGTCTCAGCAAAAAGTTTGGTTGCTTCCTCAAAGGAAGTCCAAACTGTTCATTCTGCACCGCATGACTCAA AATGCACCATCCCTTCTTCAAATGAAGTAGCTTCTAATGCCCCAAACACTGATAATATAGGTGAAAGGGCAGGGACTCAAGTTTCTTCATCCATTGACGACTCTACAAATACATGTAATGTGGCTGATGCTACTAAAGAGTTTGATCAGGCAGCAGAAGCAGATGCCTTAGGTGCTGGTGAGCCTATAGTTTCAAGTGCTGATGTTGACATGGATGGCAGACTAGTAATAGAG GAGATGGATGTCATGGATTCTGTTATGCCGGACTTAAACTCACTTCAACAAGATTCTGCAGAAAACAATTCGATTCCTACATCTCAAAATGGTGATGCTGTTGATCTTTCGTCTCCGGGACACACTGATACTTTTCCCACCAAATCAACATCTGAACTTCCTTTGGATGAAGAATCTATAAATCTGATGGAGGTGCCTCTATCAGACTCTTGTATCCATGTGGAGGATTTGCCTGAAGTCCCCTCTAAACTA GCTTCTCGTCGAGCAAAGACTGCAAAGAGTAAATCCAGTGCTGCATCAGATAAGCAGCAAGCTTCAACATTAAGTCAGGAGACTGGAGCAGCTGGTAGATCAGTACGCTCAAAGAAACGGGATTCGAGTGTCGGTAAATTAGTTGATGAGGAAGGAGATGAAACCCTTGCCAGTGGGCAGCTCTCTGAAGAGCATCCTTTCAGTTCTGCAATAGATGAACAAAACATAAATAGTGAGCAACCTCAAGTGAAAAATGGATCACAAAAGAAAAACTCGAAGCGGAAGTTGAAGAAAACTGAGAATGACAAAGAAAAACCGCCTAGAAAGAGCAAGAAGGCAAAAGAGGCACCAGAACAGGAGACATGCACAAAGCCgaaaaagttctctcactcCACTCGGCGGAGACGAATTT TGGATAAGAATTTGCTCAACATTCCTGAAGAAGAATTCAACCCTAGAGAGCTGTCTTTTAGGAATTTGATTCTCCTTGCCGAGTACAAAGAGAAGCAGATG AAAACAACAGGACAGGCAGCAGCACCTGCAACACACCAGAG TACTCGTAATTCTGATTACAATTATGAACAAGCTGCTGGAATGTACAACAACGATGAAGAAGACGGAGCTCACGAAGACACCACAGAATATTTCAATTATCAGTCTAGAATGGAAAAAACACCCAGAGTAAGATGGACAAAACAGGATACTGAACTATTCTATGAG GCCGTGCAGCAGTTTGGGACCGACTTTTCTATGATAGCACAGCTTTTTCCTGGCCGTACCCGGGAACAGATAAGGAACAAGTACAAGAAAGAAGAACGGCAGTACCCACTGAGGCTTCGTGAAGCCTTTACTAACCGCAGCAAAG ATCTGTCCCATTTCGGAAAGGTGATAGagaacttaaataaaataagggAGCAAGAAGAGTTGGAAGATTGCACGAGCACCGAAGGGGTCCCGGATGAGGGTGTGTCAAATGCTGAT GATGATGGAGGAAAGCACGAGGATGGTAAGAAAGAGGAGAATGAGGACGCGGCCACAGATGCAGCTGAGGTTCAGAGCGCTGCAAAGCCGGAGACGGAGGAGTACGAGGAAGATGAACTATCGAGATATAGCCAAATTATGAGCGACTTGGATTTCCTGTAA